A window from Schistosoma haematobium chromosome 3, whole genome shotgun sequence encodes these proteins:
- the NOA1_1 gene encoding nitric oxide associated protein 1, variant 4 (EggNog:ENOG410V43W~COG:S), protein MTNYKSEGTGIFHLPNGVNNKVLIPRTFVMRPGLTLLMGSLGRLDVLKAPSSVYLTTFSHLPIHIVSTKEVDEYKSRFFKFLMPKIKNNSVYTDNNYNNTAGPCGLLPPMQSKNLDPIETLPNLDQSNIDVVLSGAGELFLILMNLNYITRYLYRHLIYIFLINRMRICGDCSNFNS, encoded by the exons ATGACTAATTACAAATCAGAGGGAACTGGTATTTTCCACTTACCGAATGGTGTAAATAATAAAGTTTTAATTCCTCGTACATTCGTCATGCGGCCAGGTTTGACACTTTTAATGGGATCACTTGGTCGTTTAGATGTTTTGAAA gcTCCAAGTTCTGTTTATCTTACCACTTTTTCTCATCTTCCAATTCATATTGTATCTACAAAAGAAGTTGATGAGTATAAAAGTCGATTCTTCAAATTTCTTATgccaaaaattaaaaataattctgtatatactgataataattacaataatacagCTGGACCTTGTGGTTTACTACCACCAATGCAATCAAAAAATCTTGATCCTATTGAAACTTTACCTAATTTAGATCAGTCCAACATAGATGTTGTTTTATCCGGAGCAGGTGAGTTATTTCTTATTCTCATGAATTTAAATTACATTACACGTTACTTATATAGGCATTTaatctatatatttttaattaacagaatgaggatttgtggagattgtagtaattttaatagttga